Within the Hordeum vulgare subsp. vulgare unplaced genomic scaffold, MorexV3_pseudomolecules_assembly, whole genome shotgun sequence genome, the region AAAACCTAAGTATTTTATTGATCAGGCGGCACCCAGATTTGAACTGGGGATAAAGGATTTGCAGTCCCCTGCCTTACCGCTTGGCCATGCCGCCAAAAAATCCGATCGAAAATCTAGAAAACAGCAAGTATTCATCCACGTTTTCTTACGAAAAGcccctttcttttattttgaatatAATTAAACTTACTTTTTTCCAATCTTTTTCAAAAAAGATACTCCTGCTTTTTTTGATCCAGTTTCGATTATTCTCCTCGATAGATTCTATCTTAAAACATACATTGCTAACACAATAAAACTTCCCATTTCTTTCTAttgagatgaaaaagaagaaaagtgGATTTCTAGTCACAGGCTGCAAAATTCAGAACAAATTGGAACCATTAACTAGAATTCTCTTTCTTTTTTGAATTGCAGTAGTGAACTACTCTTAAATCGGTATTATCTCCCCCCCTTCAATTTCAATGGCATAATAAAATATTATGGCTTTATGCTTAATCCGTGTATAGGTGAACTTTAGGTCCGAGCAGCATTATTATCCAAAGATCCCCTTTATGTACATATCTCTATGGGGAATCGTGCTTTAATTTTTCAaagtattaaattaaatatcttgaataaaaaaaggaaatttgCTCTGATATTAGAGTATAACCTGACTATCTTGGCCTACCCAAGTGAAATTACGATAAAAGAAAAGCATGGATATGGGGAGAGGTGGATAATTAGATTGGCATGTACTTAAAAAAGGGACTTACTTTATTTTAGAATTCCACAATGAAATACTTAATTTTCTAGCAATTATACTACTCCGATCCGAAATAAAAAAGAACCCTCAAATTATTTTTAGAAATTAAAGTAAGCACGCTATTCTAAATCGAAGTAAAGTAAAACTTTCTAGTGTATTATATTACGGCTTTATTACATTCATAGAAAGGGGATAAAATGAGAAATCTTTGCCATTCAATCTGATTAGAATATTATAAAGTATAAGTGGCATAATTTTTTTTGTAGGAATATTTTAGCAattcattttcatttcatttgTACCCCTGGTAAACTAGAATTTTCGTCGAAATGGTCTCTATTCATATGTATGAAATACATATATGAAATACGTATGTGGAGTTCCCTAGAATTTCATGTGATTCAGTAAACAGAATATAGATTCCATGATTGCTAGATCAATCCGTAGGGATTGATGAAGAGTGAGCTGATAATGGAATTTTTCTTTGATAAACAGGAAACTTAAGATTAAGATGCTCCGGAATGGAAACGAGGGAATGTCCACAATACCCGGATTTAGTCAGATCCAATTCGAGGGATTTTTTAGGTTCATTAATCAAGCCTTGGCAGAAGAACTTGACAAGTTTCCAACAATTAAAGATCCAGATCACGAAATTGCATTTCAATTATTTGCGAAAGGATATCAATTGCTAGAACCCTCGATAAAAGAAAGAGATGCTGTGTATGAATCACTCACCTATTCTTCCGAATTATATGTATCTGCGAGATTAATTTTTGGTTTCGATGTGCAAAAGCAAACCATTTCTATCGGAAACATTCCTATAATGAATTCCTTAGGAACCTTTATTATAAATGGAATATACCGAATTGTGATCAATCAAATATTGCTAAGTCCTGGTATTTACTACCGCTCGGAATTAGATCATAAGGGAATTTCTATCTACACCGGGACTATAATATCAGATTGGGGAGGGAGATCGGAAttagcaattgataaaaaagAAAGGATATGGGCTCGCGTgagtagaaaacaaaagataTCTATTCTAGTTCTATCATCAGCTATGGGTTCGAATCTAAGAGAAATTCTAGATAATGTTTCCTACCCTGAAATTTTCTTGTCTTTCCCGaatgctaaggagaagaagaggattgAGTCAAAAGAAAAAGCTATTTTGGAGTTTTATCAACAATTTGCTTGTGTAGGTGGGGACCTGGTATTTTCGGAGTCCTTATGCGAGGAATTACAAAAGAAATTTTTTCAACAAAAATGTGAATTAGGAAGGATTGGTCGACGAAATATGAATCGGAGACTTAATCTTGATATACCTCAGAACAATACATTCTTGTTACCACGAGATGTATTGGCCGCTACGGATCATTTGATTGGAATGAAATTTGGAACGGGTATACTTGACGATGACGATATGAATCACTTGAAAAATAAACGTATTCGTTCGGTTGCGGATCTGTTACAAGATCAATTCGGATTGGCTCTTGGTCGTTTACAACATGCAGTTCAAAAAACTATTCGTAGAGTATTCATACGTCAATCGAAACCGACTCCCCAAACTTTGGTAACTCCAACTTCAACTTCAATTTTATTAATAACTACTTATGAGACCTTTTTTGGCACATACCCATTATCTCAAGTTTTTGATCAAACGAATCCATTGACACAAACTGTTCATGGGCGAAAAGTGAGTTGTTTAGGTCCTGGAGGGTTGACGGGGAGAACCGCAAGTTTTCGGAGCCGAGATATTCATCCGAGTCACTATGGGCGTATTTGTCCAATTGACACGTCTGAAGGAATCAATGTTGGACTTACTGGATCCTTAGCAATTCATGCGAGAATTGATCACTTGTGGGGATCTATAGAGAGTCCGTTTTATGAAATATCTGctgagaaagcaaaagaaaaaaaagagagacagGTGGTTTATCTATCACCAAATAGAGATGAGTATTATATGATAGCAGCAGGAAATTCTTTGTCCTTGAATCAAGGTATTCAGGAAGAACAGGTTGTTCCAGCTAGATACCGCCAAGAATTCTTGACTATTGCATGGGAACAGATTCATGTTAGAAGTATTTTTCCTTTCCAATATTTTTCTATTGGGGGTTCTCTCATTCCTTTTATTGAGCACAATGATGCGAATCGGGCTTTAATGAGTTCTAATATGCAGCGCCAAGCAGTTCCACTTTCTCGGTCCGAGAAATGCATTGTTGGAACTGGATTGGAACGCCAAACAGCTCTAGATTCGAGGGTTTCCGTTATAGCCGAACGCGAGGGAAAGATCATTTCTACTGATAGTCATAAGATACTTTTATCAAGTAGTGGGAAGACTATAAGTATTCCTTTAGTTAACCACCGTCGCTCTAACAAAAATACTTGTATGCACCAAAAACCTCGGGTTCCACGGGGTAAATCCATTAAAAAAGGACAAATTTTAGCAGAAGGAGCTGCTACAGTTGGGGGGGAACTTGCTTTAGGAAAAAACGTATTAGTAGCTTATATGCCATGGGAAGGTTACAATTTTGAAGACGCAGTACTAATTAGCGAACGTTTGGTATATGAGGATATTTATACCTCTTTTCACATCCGGAAATATGAAATTCAGACGGATACGACAAGCCAGGGCTCCGCTGAAAAAATCACTAAAGAAATACCACATCTAGAAGAACATTTACTCCGCAATTTGGACAAAAATGGAGTTGTTAGGTTGGGATCCTGGGTAGAAACTGGTGATATTTTAGTAGGTAAATTAACGCCTCAGATAGCGAGCGAATCATCATATATCGCAGAAGCTGGATTATTACGGGCCATATTCGGCCTTGAGGTTTCCACTTCAAAAGAAACTTCTCTGAAATTACCTATAGGTGGAAGAGGGCGCGTTATCGATGTGAAATGGATCCAAAGGGACCCCCTCGACATAATGGTTCGTGTATATATTTTACAGAAACGTGAAATCAAAGTTGGGGATAAAGTAGCCGGAAGACATGGGAATAAAGGGATCATTTCCAAAATTTTGCCTAGGCAAGATATGCCCTATTTGCAAGATGGAACACCCGTTGATATGGTCTTCAATCCCTTAGGAGTACCCTCCCGAATGAATGTGGGACAAATATTTGAAAGCTCGCTCGGATTAGCGGGGGATCTGCTAAAGAAACATTATAGAATAGCACCCTTTGATGAGAGATATGAGCAAGAGGCTTCAAGAAAACTTGTGTTTTCAGAATTATATGAAGCCagtaaagaaacaaaaaatcCATGGGTATTTGAACCCGAGTACCCGGGAAAAAGCAGAATATTTGATGGAAGAACAGGCGACCCCTTTGAGCAACCTGTTCTAATAGGGAAGTCCTATATCTTAAAATTAATTCATCAAGTTGATGAGAAAATTCATGGGCGTTCTACTGGGCCCTACTCACTTGTTACACAACAACCGGTTAGAGGAAGAGCCAAGCAAGGGGGACAACGAGTAGGAGAAATGGAAGTTTGGGCTTTAGAAGGATTTGGTGTTGCTCATATTTTACAAGAGATACTTACTTATAAATCTGACCATCTTATAGCTCGCCAAGAAATACTTAATGCTACGATCTGGGGAAAAAGAATACCTAATCATGAGGATCCTCCAGAATCTTTTCGAGTGCTCGTTCGAGAACTACGATCTTTGGCTCTAGAACTGAATCATTTCCTTGTATCTGAAAAGAACTTCCAGGTTAATAGGGAGGAAGTTTGATCGGAATAAATATAAATTCTTTTCTTATTTCTATTTTATGATTGACCAATATAAACATCAACAACTTCAAATTGGACTCGTTTCCCCTCAACAAATAAAGGCTTGGGCTAACAAAAACCTACCTAATGGAGAAGCCGTTGGCGAAGTCACAAGGCCCTCTACTTTTCATTATAAAACCGATAAACCAGAAAAAGATGGATTGTTTTGCGAAAGAATCTTTGGACCCATAAAAAGCGGGATTTGCGGTTGTGGCAATTCTCGAGCGAGCGGAGCTGAAAACGAAGACGAAAGATTTTGCCAAAAATGCGGGGTAGAATTTGTGGATTCTCGGATACGAAGATATCAAATGGGATACATCAAACTCGCATGTCCCGTGACTCATGTGTGGTATTTGAAAGGTCTTCCTAGTTATATCGCGAATCTTTTAGATAAACCTCTTAAGAAGTTGGAGGGCCTAGTATACGGCGATTTCTCTTTTGCTAGGCCCAGCACTAAAAAACCCACTTTTTTACGATTACGAGGTTTATTCGAAGAGGAAATTGCATCCTGTAACCACAGcatttctccctttttttctacCCCAGGCTTTGCAACATTTCGAAATCGGGAAATTGCGACAGGAGCAGGTGCTATTAGAGAACAATTAGCAGATTTGGATTTGCGAATTATTATAGAGAATTCTTTGGTCGAATGGAAGGAATTAGAAGACGAGGGGTATAGTGGAGATGAGTGGGAAGATAGAAAAAGACGAATAAGAAAAGTTTTTTTGATTAGACGCATGCAATTGGCgaaacattttattcaaacaaaTGTAGAACCAGAATGGATGGTTTTGTGCTTATTACCGGTTCTTCCTCCCGAATTGAGACCTATTGTTTATAGGTCTGGAGATAAAGTAGTGACTTCAGACATTAATGAACTTTATAAGAGAGTTATCCGTCGGAACAACAATCTTGCCTATCTATTAAAAAGAAGTGAATTAGCGCCAGCAGATTTAGTAATGTGCCAGGAAAAATTGGTACAAGAAGCCGTGGATACACTTCTTGATAGTGGGTCCCGCGGGCAACCGACGAGGGATGGTCACAATAAAGTATACAAATCACTTTCAGATGTAATTGAAGGTAAAGAGGGAAGGTTTCGCGAGACTCTGCTTGGGAAACGGGTCGATTACTCGGGGCGTTCTGTCATTGTTGTGGGTCCTTCGCTTTCATTACATCAATGTGGATTACCTCTAGAGATAGCAATAAAGCTTTTTCAGCTATTTGTAATTCGCGATTTAATCACGAAACGCGCCACTTCTAATGTCAGGATTGCTAAAAGGAAAATTTGGGAAAAGGAACCCATTGTATGGGAAATACTTCAAGAAGTTATGCGGGGACATCCTGTACTGTTAAATAGAGCACCTACTCTGCATAGATTAGGCATACAGGCCTTTCAACCCACTTTAGTAGAGGGGCGTACTATTTCTTTACACCCATTAGTGTGTAAGGGTTTCAATGCAGACTTTGATGGAGATCAAATGGCTGTTCATCTACCTTTATCCTTGGAAGCTCAGGCGGAAGCCCGTTTACTTATGTTTTCTCATATGAATCTCTTATCTCCTGCTATTGGGGATCCTATTTGCGTACCAACCCAAGACATGCTTATCGGGCTTTATGTATTAACAATTGGAAAGCGTCGAGGTATTTGTGCAAATAGATATAATAGTTTCAGAAACTATCCAAATTTAAAAGTCAATTACAATAATAATAATTCTAAGTATAGGAAAGATAAAGAACCCCATTTTTCTAGTTCTTATGATGCACTGGGAGCTTATAGACAAAAACTAATCAGTTTAGATAGTCCCTTGTGGCTACGATGGAACCTGGATCAACGCGTCATTGGGTCAAGAGAAGTTCCGATTGAAATTCAATATGAATCTTTGGGGACTTATCATGAGATTTATGCTCACTATCTAATAAtgggaaatagaaaaaaagaaattCGTTCGATATACATTCG harbors:
- the LOC123420894 gene encoding DNA-directed RNA polymerase subunit beta, with protein sequence MLRNGNEGMSTIPGFSQIQFEGFFRFINQALAEELDKFPTIKDPDHEIAFQLFAKGYQLLEPSIKERDAVYESLTYSSELYVSARLIFGFDVQKQTISIGNIPIMNSLGTFIINGIYRIVINQILLSPGIYYRSELDHKGISIYTGTIISDWGGRSELAIDKKERIWARVSRKQKISILVLSSAMGSNLREILDNVSYPEIFLSFPNAKEKKRIESKEKAILEFYQQFACVGGDLVFSESLCEELQKKFFQQKCELGRIGRRNMNRRLNLDIPQNNTFLLPRDVLAATDHLIGMKFGTGILDDDDMNHLKNKRIRSVADLLQDQFGLALGRLQHAVQKTIRRVFIRQSKPTPQTLVTPTSTSILLITTYETFFGTYPLSQVFDQTNPLTQTVHGRKVSCLGPGGLTGRTASFRSRDIHPSHYGRICPIDTSEGINVGLTGSLAIHARIDHLWGSIESPFYEISAEKAKEKKERQVVYLSPNRDEYYMIAAGNSLSLNQGIQEEQVVPARYRQEFLTIAWEQIHVRSIFPFQYFSIGGSLIPFIEHNDANRALMSSNMQRQAVPLSRSEKCIVGTGLERQTALDSRVSVIAEREGKIISTDSHKILLSSSGKTISIPLVNHRRSNKNTCMHQKPRVPRGKSIKKGQILAEGAATVGGELALGKNVLVAYMPWEGYNFEDAVLISERLVYEDIYTSFHIRKYEIQTDTTSQGSAEKITKEIPHLEEHLLRNLDKNGVVRLGSWVETGDILVGKLTPQIASESSYIAEAGLLRAIFGLEVSTSKETSLKLPIGGRGRVIDVKWIQRDPLDIMVRVYILQKREIKVGDKVAGRHGNKGIISKILPRQDMPYLQDGTPVDMVFNPLGVPSRMNVGQIFESSLGLAGDLLKKHYRIAPFDERYEQEASRKLVFSELYEASKETKNPWVFEPEYPGKSRIFDGRTGDPFEQPVLIGKSYILKLIHQVDEKIHGRSTGPYSLVTQQPVRGRAKQGGQRVGEMEVWALEGFGVAHILQEILTYKSDHLIARQEILNATIWGKRIPNHEDPPESFRVLVRELRSLALELNHFLVSEKNFQVNREEV